In the genome of Rhizobium favelukesii, one region contains:
- a CDS encoding SAM-dependent methyltransferase, producing MAVSKLVADAPKPGRVPGSFRDPSGQVFNFQDCILRTMDTAAAIEFASAEKAMRQLVDERRLVDFSDAEPSVHQLFQGSIARVLQHPRLEQITYPYEWSFAGLKAAALFHLQLQLDLLDQGFCLSDATAYNVQFEGSRPTFIDHLSIKPYRDGQLWYGHKQFCEQFLIPLLLRSIFDITHHSWYRGNLEGVPSADFVKLLSARHWLSHKLFTHIILPAKLQSSKTSQTKADLGSSSARRLPKGAFRAMLAQLYSWIGGLKVDVGKQTVWQGYAANNTYTATQRSDKGQYVAEFVAQHKPRTIIDLGCNTGDFSYVALENGAEKAIGFDFDPHALDAAFDRSVQTSRNFLPLYLDARNPSPSQGWGERERQGFSSRFSADAVLALAFEHHLAIAHNVPLAEVVAWVTEVAPKGIIEFVPKDDETVRRMLAGREDIFRDYDEESFESALSQKARVLSKHLIPGSKRILYTFER from the coding sequence ATGGCGGTAAGTAAGTTGGTGGCGGACGCACCGAAGCCGGGGCGCGTCCCCGGCTCCTTTAGAGATCCCTCTGGTCAAGTCTTCAATTTCCAAGATTGCATCTTGCGAACGATGGATACTGCCGCAGCCATCGAGTTTGCAAGTGCAGAGAAGGCGATGCGTCAGCTCGTCGATGAACGGCGACTTGTTGACTTTTCAGACGCGGAACCGAGCGTTCACCAGCTTTTTCAAGGAAGTATTGCTCGAGTTCTGCAGCATCCCCGCCTGGAGCAAATCACCTACCCATACGAGTGGTCGTTTGCCGGATTGAAGGCGGCAGCTCTTTTTCATCTTCAACTGCAGCTTGATCTACTTGATCAGGGTTTTTGCTTATCGGATGCGACCGCTTATAACGTTCAGTTTGAAGGGTCGCGGCCAACTTTCATCGACCATCTGTCGATAAAACCGTACCGTGATGGGCAGCTTTGGTATGGCCATAAGCAATTTTGTGAGCAGTTTCTGATTCCCCTGTTATTGCGTTCCATTTTCGACATTACGCACCACAGCTGGTATCGCGGCAATCTCGAAGGGGTGCCGAGTGCGGACTTCGTAAAGCTGCTGAGTGCCCGACATTGGCTGTCCCATAAGTTGTTTACACATATTATTTTGCCTGCAAAGCTGCAGTCCTCTAAGACATCACAGACCAAGGCGGATCTTGGAAGCTCGAGTGCGAGACGGCTTCCTAAGGGTGCCTTCCGTGCCATGCTCGCCCAACTTTACAGCTGGATTGGTGGACTGAAAGTTGATGTTGGAAAGCAAACGGTTTGGCAAGGATACGCGGCGAACAACACCTACACAGCTACCCAGAGAAGTGATAAGGGGCAGTACGTCGCAGAGTTTGTCGCTCAACATAAGCCGCGAACAATAATCGATCTTGGCTGTAATACGGGTGACTTTAGCTACGTAGCTTTGGAGAATGGTGCAGAAAAGGCGATCGGATTTGATTTCGATCCGCACGCGCTCGATGCTGCGTTCGACCGATCAGTCCAGACATCAAGGAACTTTCTTCCACTTTATCTTGATGCACGTAATCCATCGCCGAGCCAAGGGTGGGGCGAGCGGGAGCGTCAAGGATTCAGTTCACGGTTTTCGGCAGATGCTGTTCTGGCGCTAGCCTTCGAACATCATTTGGCAATTGCTCACAACGTTCCCCTTGCCGAGGTTGTCGCGTGGGTGACCGAAGTTGCGCCAAAGGGAATTATCGAATTCGTCCCCAAGGACGACGAAACTGTGCGACGCATGTTGGCGGGTCGAGAGGACATCTTCCGTGATTACGACGAAGAGTCTTTTGAGAGCGCGTTGAGCCAGAAAGCTCGGGTGCTGAGTAAGCACCTAATACCTGGCAGCAAACGAATATTGTACACGTTCGAGAGATAG
- a CDS encoding sulfatase-like hydrolase/transferase, whose amino-acid sequence MKRIALLLSPLVILVTPIIDAFQGVYIDPRSDAGYAVIACIAILGLTLGMIASLCYKWGAVGNVITAGTLAITLFLFGDLSYGLFWKLGEHIGTWGAAASALAGLVVLTLTLFKLMAAVPRMMAAFAVALLGSTILDRGLITEASAEESAPAVIYIVTDEMIGISGIDTRLPHGAEAKAALLQVFQKYGFRLHSKAFSRHVLTQVSVPAALNMDYSYNFPGDGSHYAYPGKVTTFKELSLFDLWHQQGLAVTVFQSAHVDYCQTEIKVDCHTFASFDGTRFLERQRIEGGPYRDVPPATAALADVKALVDGNRRSFAMAAVGVAASNMLGTFETELQEWHPRSYDQLAFPYWLQQFQNTILDKGRGNAFFGHFLFPHSPAVYDKDCKPTNRWVSRSYLTEARGLVGQKLDEARAEEYGFYFAQTLCLAKQLDKFFNAVVSDKRFQDATIVVHGDHGSRISAGRNVETMSPRDYVDNYSALYATRKPSVEMGTDYSLHSVQWLNASLFRGNAPEVAPTVVGSMRGESDEPAVYAPITNPDHVAIMPMHDFDASHGVAP is encoded by the coding sequence ATGAAACGCATCGCGTTACTACTATCACCGCTGGTAATTCTGGTTACTCCGATCATTGATGCTTTTCAGGGCGTGTATATTGATCCCAGAAGCGATGCAGGTTACGCCGTCATCGCTTGCATTGCTATTCTTGGGCTTACCTTGGGTATGATTGCATCGCTTTGTTATAAATGGGGAGCTGTTGGCAATGTCATAACAGCAGGAACACTCGCCATTACGCTTTTCCTTTTTGGCGATCTTTCATACGGTCTCTTCTGGAAACTAGGAGAGCACATCGGAACGTGGGGCGCCGCCGCATCGGCGCTCGCTGGACTGGTTGTTCTTACTCTTACCCTCTTCAAGCTCATGGCCGCTGTGCCCCGCATGATGGCCGCATTTGCGGTAGCCTTACTGGGCTCTACAATTCTTGATCGCGGCTTGATTACTGAGGCGAGCGCCGAAGAATCTGCCCCGGCCGTGATTTATATCGTGACTGATGAAATGATCGGCATTTCTGGGATCGACACAAGATTACCACATGGAGCAGAAGCCAAAGCCGCATTGTTGCAGGTTTTTCAGAAGTATGGGTTTCGGCTCCATTCAAAGGCCTTCAGTCGGCACGTTCTTACTCAAGTTTCGGTCCCAGCCGCCTTGAACATGGACTATTCGTATAATTTCCCCGGCGATGGATCGCATTATGCGTACCCGGGCAAGGTAACGACTTTCAAGGAATTGTCGTTGTTCGATCTGTGGCATCAACAAGGGTTAGCAGTCACCGTCTTCCAGTCTGCTCATGTAGATTACTGCCAAACCGAAATCAAAGTCGATTGCCATACCTTCGCATCATTTGACGGAACTAGGTTTCTTGAACGGCAGCGAATCGAGGGCGGACCATACCGGGACGTTCCTCCCGCTACTGCGGCACTGGCGGATGTTAAGGCGCTGGTGGATGGAAACAGGAGAAGCTTTGCAATGGCAGCAGTTGGAGTCGCGGCCTCCAATATGTTGGGGACATTCGAGACGGAATTGCAGGAATGGCATCCGCGATCTTACGACCAACTAGCCTTTCCTTACTGGCTTCAACAGTTTCAGAACACAATTCTAGATAAAGGTCGTGGGAACGCCTTTTTTGGGCATTTTCTATTTCCGCACAGTCCTGCCGTCTACGACAAAGATTGCAAACCAACGAACCGTTGGGTTTCGAGATCCTATCTTACGGAAGCACGCGGGTTGGTAGGTCAAAAGCTAGATGAGGCGCGCGCGGAAGAATATGGATTCTACTTCGCTCAAACGCTCTGTCTGGCCAAGCAACTGGATAAGTTCTTTAATGCGGTTGTCAGCGATAAAAGGTTTCAGGATGCCACGATCGTCGTTCATGGCGACCACGGCTCGCGTATTTCCGCGGGTAGAAACGTAGAGACAATGTCTCCGAGGGATTACGTCGACAATTATTCCGCCCTTTACGCCACTAGAAAGCCAAGCGTAGAAATGGGTACAGACTACTCGCTACACTCGGTTCAGTGGTTGAACGCTTCTCTGTTCCGCGGCAACGCGCCAGAAGTCGCTCCGACCGTCGTGGGGTCAATGCGGGGCGAATCTGACGAACCAGCAGTCTACGCACCCATAACCAATCCAGACCACGTTGCGATAATGCCGATGCATGACTTTGACGCATCTCATGGAGTTGCCCCATAA
- a CDS encoding IS3 family transposase (programmed frameshift) translates to MKTSRFSEPQILAILRQAEGGVSVPELCREHGMSTASFYKWRSKYGGMDASMISQMKALEDENRRLKKMYAEMSMPAELLKEALGKKMTRPSQRREMAGKAVALRGVSIALACRTFDVSETCYRYSAKLNDENEQIADLLIGLTRAKKTWGFGLCFLYLRNVRGHRWNHKRVYRIYRELELNLRIKPRRRLKRDKPDALTVPEAPNVVWSMDYMADRLEDGRQFRLLTVLDDFNREGLGIEVDFSLPAERVIRSLNQIIEWRGKPFAIRVDSGPEYVSGKLMEWAETRGIALSHIQPGKPQQNALCRALQPHRPTWLDQYIIESIEEAQEFATQWLWTYNNERPNMGIGGITPAQKLKMAA, encoded by the exons ATGAAGACGAGCAGATTCAGCGAACCTCAAATCCTTGCCATCCTGCGCCAGGCAGAAGGCGGCGTTTCTGTGCCGGAGTTATGCCGGGAACACGGGATGAGCACTGCTAGCTTTTACAAGTGGCGTTCGAAGTATGGCGGCATGGACGCCTCGATGATCAGCCAGATGAAGGCTCTGGAGGATGAGAACCGTCGGCTGAAGAAGATGTATGCCGAGATGAGCATGCCGGCAGAACTGCTGAAGGAGGCTCTTG GGAAAAAAATGACGCGGCCATCTCAACGCCGGGAGATGGCTGGGAAAGCAGTGGCGTTGCGTGGGGTCAGCATTGCGTTGGCCTGCCGTACCTTCGATGTCAGCGAGACATGTTATCGTTACAGCGCAAAGCTGAACGACGAGAACGAGCAGATTGCCGATCTCCTGATCGGGCTGACGAGGGCGAAGAAGACCTGGGGCTTCGGCCTGTGCTTTCTTTACCTGCGCAATGTCCGGGGACATCGCTGGAACCATAAGCGCGTGTACCGCATCTACCGCGAGCTGGAATTGAACCTCAGGATCAAGCCACGCAGGCGTTTGAAGCGGGACAAGCCCGATGCCTTGACCGTGCCGGAAGCACCGAACGTGGTTTGGTCCATGGATTACATGGCGGATCGTTTGGAAGACGGTAGGCAATTCCGGCTGTTGACTGTCTTGGACGACTTCAACCGCGAGGGGTTGGGCATCGAGGTGGATTTCTCGCTGCCTGCTGAACGCGTCATCCGCAGTCTGAACCAGATCATCGAATGGCGCGGCAAACCGTTCGCCATTCGTGTGGATAGTGGACCTGAATACGTCAGTGGCAAACTGATGGAGTGGGCCGAAACGCGAGGAATTGCTTTGAGCCACATCCAGCCCGGAAAGCCGCAACAGAATGCCCTATGTCGAGCGCTACAACCGCACCGTCCGACATGGCTCGACCAATACATCATTGAAAGTATCGAGGAGGCACAGGAATTCGCCACGCAGTGGCTATGGACGTACA